In Bacillus spongiae, the DNA window TGCAGATTCAACAGAAGCCAATATAAGGTCTGAAGTGTTCGCTCTTATTAATACCGTCGCTTCGGTAGGAATGACCTTAGGGCCAGTGCTAGGGTATTTTGTCTATACACAGGATCCTACTCTCATGTTTGGGTTGCAGTCATCTACTCTCGCCATTTATGCAGTTCTTGTCTATTTCAAGCTTCCCGAAACAATACCAGTGGATACGAGTGAAAATGAACAAATACCACAGAGATTTAGCCTTAGAACTTTTATATCAAGACATCACTATGTCCTTAGTCTGATGATATTTAGTTTACCGATTAGTTTTTTTTATGCACAAACAGAATCGAGTTACAGGATTTACATAGAAGACATGTTTTCTGAATATCTTATGGTTCTGACAATCTTAGCCTCTGTGAAAGCAGTGATGAGTATTTTATGTGAAATTCCTCTCGTGAGATGGAGCAATCGCTATTCTTTTAGAAAAATCATCTTCATTTCATATAGTTTATATTTTATTGCTGCCATTTCTTACGGATATTCTACTTCTCTATCTTTGCTCGTGATTACTCAACTATTGTTGACCATTGCAGAAAGCTTGGGGTTAAATCGTTTCTTAAATCATATTTCTGAAATAGCACCGGTTAATGCGCGAGGGCTTTACTTTTCAATTTATGGAACTCATTGGGACTTATCACGAATGGGAGGCCCGTTTCTAGGAGGTTTGGTTTTAATAGAATGGGGAGGAGGAGTCTTGTTCCTCTTGTCAGCTTTTCTCCTCCTTATTGGAGGAATCGCTCAACTCATTTTAACGTCTGAGAAACCTTCACTCAAAATTTTACAGGAAAAATAAAACAACTAACAGACTTTTACTCAAGTTTATGCGCACTTTTTGTATGTCCTGTTTAAAGAAGATAATGGTTGTGTGGGTGGTCCAAGCTCATTTGCTATTTTTATGATAGTAATGGAACTTGTAATGCTATTCCTCTATTATTAATCGAAGTAAGCTTCTGTCAAAATAGTAGAATTGATGAAAAATTAATAGAATAATCAAAAAAAACCTTGCAAGAGGTGTTATTTTAAAATATAATATTTATAATATATTTGAATATTCAAATAATTCATTCAAGGCGAAAGGGGCTAATTATATGAACATCGCAATTGCTTTTTTAACATTTTTAGGTGAGGTAATTCCCTTTGTTATTGACTTGTTAGAATTATTAAAATGATGACCCCTCAAAAATAATAAAGTATGAGTGAATTTAGAATGGACTAATATATATTATATATTAGTATAGTTTTTGTAGTGGAACAGTCATATAAGGATGATTCCATTTGACCCTAAACAAAGAGTTTGGGGTCATTTTTGTTTTAGTCTTAAATATCGTATTTCTCGTACATAACCTCATCCTTATACTAGTGATAACTCAAATACTATCTGTTTACTTAGGAAAACTAAATTCTGAATCAGGCTTATGACATTAATGAAAATAAACAGTGATAAACTTTAGTACCATATTCTTACTCACTCCACATTGATATAGTAGTATAGTATATTATTTATCCCTAAATTTCCTATTCTTTTTACAGGAGTATTAATGTTCTGTTACGTTTCGTCCATTTCCCCCTTAATAAAAATAATGGGCTGTATTATATAAGTGAAAGGAGGTATTATTCAATATTTAATTCTAATTACAATAATGATATTGATTTTACTAAACACTTTCTCGGAGGTTTCAAATGA includes these proteins:
- a CDS encoding MDR family MFS transporter translates to MNMKHQILNRYPAVVWIRLYGELLTSVTGSMLAPFFLLYLYEQLDGNVLLSMIIIGLQPLAEVLFTIVGGGLTDRLGRKKIILFGLLAQSISMAGFIFAESVFFFALYYVLNGLGRAVYIPAQRAQIADSTEANIRSEVFALINTVASVGMTLGPVLGYFVYTQDPTLMFGLQSSTLAIYAVLVYFKLPETIPVDTSENEQIPQRFSLRTFISRHHYVLSLMIFSLPISFFYAQTESSYRIYIEDMFSEYLMVLTILASVKAVMSILCEIPLVRWSNRYSFRKIIFISYSLYFIAAISYGYSTSLSLLVITQLLLTIAESLGLNRFLNHISEIAPVNARGLYFSIYGTHWDLSRMGGPFLGGLVLIEWGGGVLFLLSAFLLLIGGIAQLILTSEKPSLKILQEK